The Desulfurococcus sp. genome has a segment encoding these proteins:
- a CDS encoding MoxR family ATPase, with amino-acid sequence MEKLSLDQAVDRINSVIRAVSKVYVGKSELVKLAVATLFSGGHLLIEGYPGTGKTLLAKALARAIGGVYRRVQGHPDILPSDILGFHIYRPGGERVLVQGPVFTNILLFDEINRTPTRSQAALLEAMQEYHVTIDGVTYQLPRPLLVIATQVPVKHATGAYQLMETLADRFAVAAQSYYGSMEEEFEIISRSDVILTLPVEQVTTPREVEETARVLQELVHVENHVMDYMVRLVNYVRSHPSVALGPSHRATVSLLRISRVLALMNGRDYVIPDDVKWLLPYVIAHRVWLRREHEIEGVTVDAIIREALENVPVPK; translated from the coding sequence TTGGAGAAGCTCAGCCTTGATCAAGCTGTAGACAGAATTAACAGTGTTATTAGAGCTGTATCCAAGGTCTATGTTGGTAAAAGCGAGCTCGTCAAGCTCGCTGTTGCAACCCTCTTCTCAGGCGGGCACCTGCTGATCGAGGGGTACCCTGGGACTGGTAAAACTCTTCTAGCTAAGGCTCTCGCCAGAGCTATTGGTGGAGTCTATAGGAGGGTACAAGGGCACCCTGATATTCTACCAAGTGATATTCTAGGCTTCCACATATACAGGCCTGGAGGAGAGAGAGTGCTTGTCCAGGGCCCTGTTTTCACTAATATCCTGCTTTTCGATGAGATCAATAGAACGCCGACTAGATCTCAGGCTGCACTACTAGAAGCTATGCAGGAGTACCATGTTACAATAGATGGCGTCACATACCAGCTACCGCGCCCCCTGCTGGTTATAGCAACTCAGGTTCCCGTTAAGCACGCTACCGGTGCATACCAGCTCATGGAGACGCTTGCAGACAGGTTTGCTGTTGCTGCTCAAAGCTACTATGGCTCGATGGAGGAGGAATTCGAGATAATTTCCAGGTCTGATGTCATACTTACCCTCCCGGTAGAGCAGGTCACAACACCCAGGGAGGTTGAGGAGACTGCGAGGGTTCTCCAAGAGCTAGTCCATGTGGAGAACCATGTTATGGACTACATGGTTAGACTTGTAAACTATGTGAGAAGCCATCCTTCTGTTGCACTCGGCCCCTCGCATCGTGCTACTGTGAGCTTGCTGAGGATTAGTAGAGTGCTAGCCTTAATGAATGGTAGAGACTATGTTATCCCAGATGATGTAAAATGGCTTCTACCCTACGTGATTGCACATAGAGTCTGGCTTAGAAGAGAGCATGAGATTGAAGGGGTTACAGTAGACGCTATCATTAGGGAGGCCCTCGAGAATGTCCCGGTTCCAAAGTAG